The DNA window ATAAAAATTTCATGTACGGTAATTTATTCATATCAATTTTCAACTGATCCAACTTAATACTTAAGTGAGATATATACTTTAAGCTCATATATCATATAACAACAATGTAATATAAACTCCCACTTAAACCTTAAACTAAAGATCCTCAAATAGCGAAATAGCCATGTGAGTTGTGTGCTCATAAAAGTTTTGGGTACTAAGCCTTTTGTAAGAGAATCATACCATGGAGTTTGTTCCTATATATTATAGACTGGAGTTTGTTCCTATATATTATAGGCTTAATTGTCTATTATGTACTTTTTCTTAACAACAAGaaatttaatgtcaataaattttgattttattgtaCTTCTATTGTTATtgaaatataatacaaaatgtttaaattatttgtgaCAAGCAGTATATCatccttataaaaaaaatttactctCAATAAATTTTTGATACACATATTCATCAACGGAATTTACCTCAAAACTAAATGAGAGGATAACTTCATTTAAATTTGTGATATCATTTCGAGAAGTCAGTTTGAGCtcataaattgtttttttctcaatttacaTATAGATTGGTTCTTCAATTTCTCCATTGAGAAATGTCGTCTTGACATCAtttggtgaagctccatatcaaatTGTGCCAGAATGTCATGATTGTTCTAAATGAGTCTTTTGATAATACCTTATATTTGTCAACATTACTTTTTAAATctcgttttttttcttctagcATATGTTAGAAGCTTATAAGGTCATCTTCCATCATACAAcatctatcattttttttctttgatcaTCTTAGAATTAGAATGCAGAACTTAAACACtaactcaaatttaatttgaagaaTTTATACTTTACAAGTTAAAAGGtaacaaatcaataaaaaaaaatggtcagggtaatagaaaataaaaagtctgtgaataaaattaaacaaacgGGAAGATCTTAGCTTTAATTTAATGGGAAGTTTAgggtaaaaaatgaaaaatataggattttttttgaattttttttagtttctcCAAATGTTTATCATCAtcaaaatgcattttttttttcttttttctttctttccagattgACCTAATCCTAcagaaattatataaatacgAATAATATATCCCTTGAAATATGGAAATAGAACTAACAATGATGATGCATCacattttcttttctatttataGAGAGTCAAAGATTTATTGAAAGTGAAACAACAACAAACAACATGGAAGCATTAAAATAGTATCTCATTTCTCTTCATCATTTATGAATCACATCCACAACTAAACTTCCAATATTTGAACCATCCTCTTTTACCTCGGTTTCATTCCTTCTAGAAACATCAGCCTTAGAATTTCCATTTACCAAATGTACCAAGAAATCCATGACGGCGGAATCGGTCCATGGAGCTCCGAAAGGGGCTTCGCTGCCCGCAATCCATCCCAAATGTCCGCCTTTTGGTGTAACAATCAGCATACAGTTCGGGTTTTCCTGGGACAAACACATATGATGATTTGCGCATATTTACTTTTGACATACATAAACAAGTCCCATGTTAAATTAAAGTTGTTAAACATTCTACCTTGATATCTTCGAAAGGGATTGCCCTGTACGGAGCAATTGGATCATTCGCTGCTTGTATACAGAGTAAAGGTGTGCGTACATATTTAATACAATCTGAACTGCTCGATTTGAAATAGTATTCATCCGCCGATTTAAAACCAAAAGAAACTGCATAAgacatgaataaaaaaataaatgtgtgtCAAACCGTGATCTAATATGGATGACAcacaatatccaaataaatTAAGGACGATTTCTCATATAAATTTGGATTCAAACTATGAGATTCAGAAAGTGTTTCCAACATGAAGTTGCAATCGGGATTAATTACCTCTCGTTAATCCCTCGTCAAAATCTCTAACAGTTGTCGCGTTTGCTGCCATGGGGATGTTATATTCgcctcccatatcttcaaagaGTGAAGCGTGtctatagaaaaaaaaaatcatgaattttattttataaaagttaaacaCCAAAAAGAAAATTAGCTTTATCAATTAATGATATGATTTGATATGATTTATTACTTCTTAAATATATTGCATAATGAATTTGCAagatttttgttataaatgttattaaatcCCTTGGTAAgatcctcatttgccatgacaCAATTGAAAGGATTACACAAGGATACAGCACCAGAGATGGGGATTTCATCATCTGTTTCCTGAAAAatgacattataaatatatattaatatcatgcTACAactaatcataaaaaaaagaaCACCCCAAACAAAAAATTCACTACTAATTTGAAATTGTCATCGCGAATCAAATTCATTACCTGACCCAAGTAACGAACTAGAATATTTGCTCCCAGGGACCAAGCAACCGCATATAAATTTGATTCAGGGTATCGGCTACCAACATGAGCCACTACTTCGCGAAGATCATCTATAAATGAAGCTGAATAGAACTGCATGCATATCAACAATTAAGGCGTAAATTGTTCGATTTTGTTGATTTATAATTTCTATACCACAGGTCCACAATGCAATGCTAAATCGTTTTCATAAATCTCAAAACGTCGATTTCAATTTATTCAATTggttttatcttatatataattattttgaagagaaaataaaataaatcaactaaaaatcgacttcatcaaacaataaaaaaaacaaaaactaatatttgaGGGATGTAGAgagatttcaaaattatatacttAACAAATGTTGTTATTTAGTTATTAGGCATTCAAAccaattcatattaaatttaaaatcatgatttaaaaatttatatacttaGATTTTCTAACATTAACTCTTCTAAAATTagtttagaaacatgttagaattcttagaattattaaaattatatttttagatatcaGCACATTATCAAACtccaatatttaattatcaaaattgaTGAAGTTtgagatattaattttttttatagaacaaggctgtcaaaatcgaaaatttacgtaaaatcgttagctaattgtaaactcgtaaaatttagagtttacgtgaaattgtaaaaatttaattttaaaaagaaaatagttatatattattattatttatatatataattaagtattttatactaactaattttaaaaaattatatattttaatataaaattaattaaaatttaataataagtaaataacaatataaaaaaatttacttataaaattaattattttaaacaaataataacattatttttattttttaaatataaaattaatttttttgaggtaaaatcgtataaaatcgtaaaatcgaaattatttataaacgtgtaaactcgtaaaatcttattatcataaatttaaaatcataaaggtttacctatttaagagtttatctatttaagagtttacctaTAATCAAAATCGTTACATAATGtgaaatattaaaatcttaaaattttaagagttaactcgagattttaaccgACTTGGTATAGAcacaataaatatttaataaataattcttttttagtAATCACAATTAGAGCCTAAATAATCTAAACATAAAACATTTCACACCCTTCGCATCACTACATTCATTACTAAAaaatacttagaaaaaatagttaaatctgtaataaaaaaatacctGAGGAGTAATGACAGGACTATTTGCACAGCCTCGGCTATTAAAGACAACAACTCTGAAACCTCTGTTTCTTGCTCTTACCAACATATGTCTTACATAAGTATCATCACTTCCACCGACAAGACCTGGCTGgaaaaacaatcaaacataattttattctctAGAAATTGAACCCATCATcaagaattaatcaaacatatataaacCCATATCATCATATATACTCATACCAGTAAAATCAGGAT is part of the Impatiens glandulifera chromosome 1, dImpGla2.1, whole genome shotgun sequence genome and encodes:
- the LOC124939579 gene encoding embryogenesis-associated protein EMB8-like; this translates as SIVSSSTMEDSMKPHPSLEVIGGGTNSFFPGMKILTSAYEPYPIIGWNRHIETIFAAHFRNLPAVKFQRDYLRVKDGGVVSLDWVSGDNLRFNSDTPILILLPGLVGGSDDTYVRHMLVRARNRGFRVVVFNSRGCANSPVITPQFYSASFIDDLREVVAHVGSRYPESNLYAVAWSLGANILVRYLGQVMNLIRDDNFKLETDDEIPISGAVSLCNPFNCVMANEDLTKGFNNIYNKNLANSLCNIFKKHASLFEDMGGEYNIPMAANATTVRDFDEGLTRVSFGFKSADEYYFKSSSSDCIKYVRTPLLCIQAANDPIAPYRAIPFEDIKENPNCMLIVTPKGGHLGWIAGSEAPFGAPWTDSAVMDFLVHLVNGNSKADVSRRNETEVKEDGSNIGSLVVDVIHK